The Medicago truncatula cultivar Jemalong A17 chromosome 4, MtrunA17r5.0-ANR, whole genome shotgun sequence genome includes a region encoding these proteins:
- the LOC11443580 gene encoding nascent polypeptide-associated complex subunit beta, whose product MNREKLMKMAGSVRTGGKGTVRRKKKAVHKTTTTDDKRLQSTLKRIGVNAIPQIEEVNIFKDDVVIQFLNPKVQASIAANTWVVSGAPQTKKLQDILPSIIHQLGPDNLENLKKIAEQFQKQAPEAGTGSATVQEENDDDVPDLVPGETFETAAEEAKDS is encoded by the exons ATGAATCGTgaaaagttgatgaagatggCCGGTTCTGTTCGAACTGGAGGAAAGGGTACCGTTAGAag AAAGAAGAAGGCCGTCCACAAGACAACAACTACAGATGACAAAAGGCTTCAGAGCACCCTGAAGAGAATAGGGGTGAATGCCATCCCACAAATTGAGGAGGTCAATATCTTCAAGGATGATGTAGTTATCCAGTTCTTAAACCCCAAAG TTCAAGCATCCATTGCTGCTAATACATGGGTCGTTAGTGGTGCTCCTCAAACAAAGA AGTTGCAGGATATACTCCCTAGCATTATCCACCAATTAG gACCAGATAATTTGGAAAACCTGAAGAAGATAGCTGAGCAATTCCAGAAGCAAGCTCCTGAAGCAGGTACTGGTTCAGCCACAGTACAAGAAgagaatgatgatgatgttccagaTCTTGTCCCAGGAGAGACTTTTGAGACAGCTGCTGAGGAGGCCAAGGATAGTTAG
- the LOC11442766 gene encoding uncharacterized protein has translation MASLLLPSSSSSSCSWFSSLRMKPTALKTTKLCCVMNKENNKESSEVNSIEAEKTASVDPIKLAFNKAKAYKESIKSNTDLGIEQNSADGGKKDVSVSVKIAMEKAKKYKQNKGVAVSETDQGLQGGSESTWGENVNDNSVSKKGELSVSKIDFVGLGFADNKKTRGLPPGLVPFSDPFSDDDLPEVELIVGDTNNFNATTTTAPQPEQTKDDESELYKPKVSTWGVFPRPNNISKTYGGGRTIRPGEVLENEEEKAAKEARTKQMLAAYKKKYGLSIDPKLKIECEEALKDGDFLMDAGKLKDALPYYEKVIDKLPFKSELHGLAALQWSICQDSLSRHNEARSMYEKLQSHPSVKVGKKARHFMYSFQAMEMMKVRTRSSRYSKNTFYQSYFDAFIENKSNYPVKDEVAQESDLNQVLLYIVFLISPIFVVLLLAVQKRI, from the exons atggcTTCATTATTAttaccttcttcttcttcttcttcatgttcATGGTTCTCTTCGTTGCGCATGAAACCAACAGCGTTAAAAACTACGAAGTTGTGTTGTGTTATgaacaaagaaaacaacaagGAATCTTCTGAAGTTAATTCGATAGAAGCTGAAAAAACTGCTTCTGTTGATCCTATAAAGCTTGCGTTTAATAAAGCTAAAGCTTATAAAGAATCGATTAAATCAAACACTGATTTGGGAATTGAGCAAAACAGTGCTGATGGAGGGAAAAAGGATGTGTCAGTTTCTGTGAAGATTGCAATGGAGAAGGCAAAAAAGTATAAGCAGAATAAAGGGGTTGCTGTTAGTGAAACTGATCAAG GATTGCAAGGAGGGAGTGAGAGTACTTGGGGAGAAAATGTGAATGACAATAGTGTTAGTAAGAAGGGAGAATTGTCTGTTTCAAAGATTGATTTTGTGGGGCTTGGCTTTGCGGATAATAAGAAGACAAGGGGATTGCCACCTGGACTGGTTCCTTTTTCCGACCCCTTCTCAGATGATGACTTGCCTGAGGTGGAACTTATTGTCGGAGACACAAACAACttcaatgcaacaacaacaacagctcCACAACCTGAACAGACTAAGGATGATGAGTCAGAACTGTACAAGCCAAAAGTTTCTACATGGGGTGTATTTCCTAGACCtaacaatatttcaaaaaca TATGGAGGTGGAAGAACTATACGTCCTGGGGAGGTTTTAGAGAATGAAGAAGAGAAGGCTGCTAAAGAAGCACGCACGAAGCAGATGCTTGCTGCTTACAAGAAGAAATATGGATTAAGTATTGATCCAAAGCTAAAAATCGAGTGTGAGGAG gCACTGAAGGATGGTGACTTCTTAATGGACGCGGGAAAACTGAAGGATGCTTTACCCTACTATGAGAAAGTCATTGACAAATTACCCTTCAAg AGTGAGCTACATGGATTAGCTGCTTTACAGTGGTCGATTTGTCAAGACTCCCTCAGTAG GCACAATGAAGCTCGAAGTATGTATGAAAAGCTTCAATCTCACCCAAGTGTTAAAGTAGGCAAGAAAGCAAGACATTTCATGTACAGCTTTCAG GCTATGGAAATGATGAAGGTGAGAACAAGATCTTCACGTTATTCAAAGAACACATTTTACCAGAGTTATTTTGATGCATTTATcgaaaataaatcaaactacCCCGTCAAAGATGAAGTGGCTCAAGAAAGTGATTTGAATCAGGTTTTGCTGTATATTGTTTTTCTCATTTCTCCTATTTTTGTTGTACTACTTCTTGCAGTGCAGAAAAGAatataa
- the LOC11443581 gene encoding uncharacterized protein, translating to MEVTTYLSLLAIYLILLNHQVTFAQDNPLISKVCANLPNKEQCVSILSSDKLSQQATLKDLAMISLRVAASNATGILSDVKMMIDDPNLDPGIQQGLADCKETLLDAESQLEDTVAALLSNAKHDAQLWLQAALAAIDTCDASIPGDDDVLSTKSRSFRQLCNIAVAVNKAMTDGDKA from the coding sequence atggaagtCACAACATACTTATCTCTTTTGGCTATCTACCTCATTTTATTAAATCACCAAGTTACCTTTGCACAAGACAATCCCCTAATCAGCAAAGTCTGTGCAAACTTACCTAACAAGGAACAATGTGTGTCGATCCTTTCTTCGGACAAACTGAGCCAACAAGCGACTCTAAAAGACCTGGCTATGATATCACTAAGGGTGGCCGCTTCAAATGCGACCGGGATACTATCTGATGTGAAAATGATGATCGACGATCCAAATTTGGATCCGGGAATTCAACAAGGTTTGGCTGATTGCAAGGAGACTTTATTGGATGCAGAAAGCCAGCTTGAGGATACCGTGGCAGCTCTTTTGTCAAATGCCAAACATGATGCTCAATTATGGTTGCAAGCAGCTTTGGCTGCAATTGATACATGTGATGCTTCAATACctggtgatgatgatgttcTCTCTACAAAGAGTAGATCATTTCGTCAATTGTGCAACATTGCTGTTGCCGTTAATAAGGCTATGACAGATGGGGATAAAGCCTAA
- the LOC11445369 gene encoding uncharacterized protein → MVERRVCSELGIQADRVKSDKGRGTDGVKKMKKSNSIKLSDLEALQSQPPRRSVSRSRKLLPLHVPTTESLQRRSPNYMKHISSSDAKKELVPVSLQNNQFGSDAKNLPQKCLSNSKSSSLSSRKTAKTMSRSSSVNLVRILTKASNLKPSTTCMQKSTTAALRADINAPCRATCSSNLKDAKFPAHLLLNPGTSIMKICPSTYCSLNGNQHAPLPQFNCIMSAKNDLLKTRKSIKMEVPRRLKVPCEIRKDFDIEQIVFDEVDAMEREKAYEMGRSDTVKHLEDPEGVKFAMEGNGNIADEKCVYHVTPCLPCGDLTKSEMNPKVEFKNYFDISEIEADTEESIHQEPKAIDTDKNHQPNWFHEEICTGSYCGDVSSDGEQMENNELGDSDSQGFEEQFCPVNHKKDIGSSVITWETDSKYKSLSEGPHRNIFETSLDDILSNHYVDIMVEKSLQGNKEKNTSFDAQPRVQESTNRSIQTDYLSNDTDHEYDQSYLEEEKFQCLTNTEDNDRENEKHVENEAGCASMILNGDTIDNSDGHGICETCKIEESREDSNTNLENKDTEIHQRNQIPSTDVPEEITIIFPDQLLLEEDQFAATMFQTKSCIGGEERNTSNKWQWPTMNKRPMQDVEEMRKINPRKPNFLPLVSDREPEKVELKHQMMDDRKNAEEWMLDFSLRKAVTKLAPARKKKVALLVEAFETVMSTSKCETHRRNNLCFAHARTVQACI, encoded by the coding sequence ATGGTTGAAAGAAGGGTTTGCAGTGAGCTTGGTATCCAAGCTGATCGTGTTAAATCTGACAAGGGCAGAGGAACTGATGgggtgaaaaaaatgaaaaagtcgAATTCAATTAAGCTTTCGGATTTGGAGGCTCTTCAATCACAACCTCCAAGGAGGAGTGTATCTCGATCAAGAAAGTTGTTACCACTTCATGTTCCAACCACTGAGTCTTTGCAGAGAAGGTCACCAAATTACATGAAGCATATCAGCAGTTCAGATGCAAAAAAGGAGCTAGTACCGGTGAGTCTTCAGAATAACCAATTTGGTTCAGATGCTAAGAATCTACCACAGAAGTGTTTGAGTAATTCAAAATCCAGTTCTCTGTCTAGCAGAAAAACTGCAAAAACTATGTCAAGATCATCTAGTGTGAATTTGGTTAGAATATTAACGAAGGCTTCTAATTTAAAGCCAAGTACAACTTGTATGCAAAAATCTACCACAGCAGCGCTGCGTGCAGATATTAATGCACCATGCAGAGCTACTTGctcttcaaatttaaaagatGCCAAGTTCCCTGCACACCTCTTGCTTAATCCTGGAACTTCGATCATGAAGATTTGTCCATCTACATATTGTTCTCTCAATGGCAATCAACATGCTCCTTTGCCTCAATTTAATTGCATCATGTCAGCAAAGAATGACCTTTTGAAGACTCGGAAGAGTATAAAGATGGAAGTGCCTCGAAGACTGAAGGTGCCTTGTGAGATAAGGAAGGATTTTGATATTGAGCAGATTGTCTTTGATGAAGTTGATGCCATGGAAAGGGAAAAGGCATACGAAATGGGAAGATCGGACACTGTCAAACACCTTGAGGATCCAGAAGGTGTCAAGTTTGCAATGGAGGGGAATGGCAACATAGCAGATGAGAAATGTGTCTATCATGTAACTCCATGTTTGCCTTGTGGTGATCTCACCAAGTCTGAGATGAATCCCAAGGTGGAATTCAAAAACTACTTTGACATTTCTGAAATTGAAGCAGATACCGAGGAAAGCATTCACCAAGAACCAAAGGCTATAGATACGGACAAAAACCACCAACCTAACTGGTTTCATGAAGAAATATGTACAGGAAGCTACTGTGGTGATGTAAGCTCTGATGGGGAACAAATGGAGAATAATGAATTGGGCGATTCTGATTCCCAAGGTTTTGAGGAACAGTTTTGTCCAGTCAACCATAAAAAGGATATTGGTTCTTCTGTCATCACATGGGAGACAGACTCAAAATACAAGTCCTTATCAGAGGGTCCTCATCGCAATATATTTGAAACGTCGCTAGATGACATTCTTAGCAACCATTATGTGGACATTATGGTTGAAAAATCACTGCAAGGTAACAAGGAAAAAAATACATCTTTTGATGCACAACCTCGGGTCCAGGAAAGCACAAATAGAAGCATACAAACTGACTACCTGTCCAACGACACAGATCATGAGTATGACCAATCTTATTTGGAAGAGGAAAAatttcagtgtttgacaaacaCAGAAGATAAtgatagagaaaatgaaaaacatgtGGAAAATGAGGCTGGTTGTGCCTCAATGATACTTAATGGAGATACAATTGACAATAGTGATGGTCACGGGATCTGTGAAACCTGCAAGATTGAAGAGAGCCGTGAAGATAGCAACACAAACCTAGAGAATAAGGACACAGAAATTCACCAAAGGAACCAAATTCCCTCAACTGATGTGCCTGAAGAGATCACCATTATTTTTCCGGACCAGCTATTACTGGAGGAAGATCAATTTGCTGCTACTATGTTCCAGACTAAAAGCTGCATAGGTGGTGAAGAGCGAAACACAAGCAATAAGTGGCAATGGCCAACTATGAACAAGAGACCTATGCAAGATGTTGAGGAAATGAGAAAGATCAACCCAAGAAAGCCAAATTTCCTGCCCTTGGTTTCTGATCGAGAACCAGAGAAGGTTGAACTGAAGCATCAGATGATGGATGATAGAAAAAATGCAGAGGAATGGATGCTTGATTTTTCACTCAGAAAAGCTGTCACTAAACTTGCTCCAGCCAGGAAAAAGAAGGTTGCATTGCTTGTTGAAGCTTTTGAAACAGTAATGTCAACATCAAAATGTGAAACTCATAGGAGAAACAATTTGTGCTTCGCTCATGCAAGAACTGTTCAAGCTTGTATCTGA
- the LOC11444337 gene encoding uncharacterized protein isoform X1 yields MEGKLAEELYAESLKVSKLELSSNLADDQGDKLNDCGDDSFWDDSDDKVSDLDREWQRRRDQFHTSGYREGLIAAKEASAQEGFNIGFKQSVCAGYSWGVVRGASSAFANLPDQLKEKLVETLEKRNEFQGLYESVQSLSTTDALRLFHEDYKAQEALKQNEHGDVSSDTVSLQQQTSHNSPLIKYHGQLESLISDSPAIDSHLPEPK; encoded by the exons ATGGAGGGTAAGCTTGCTGAAGAGCTTTATGCTGAGAGTTTAAAAGTCTCAAAATTAGAATTAAGTTCAAATCTGGCTGATGATCAAGGTGATAAATTAAACG ATTGTGGTGATGATTCTTTCTGGGATGATTCTGATGACAAGGTGTCAGATTTGGACAGGGAGTGGCAAAGGAGGCGTGACCAGTTCCATACG AGTGGGTATCGAGAAGGTCTTATAGCAGCAAAGGAAGCTTCTGCACAAGAGGGATTCAATATTGGTTTTAAACAATCAGTCTGTGCTGGTTATAGCTGGGGTGTTGTAAGAGGTGCATCCAG CGCTTTTGCTAATCTTCCAGATCAGTTAAAAGAGAAGTTGGTTGAAACACTAGAAAAGAGAAATGAATTTCAAGGGCTGTATGAATCAGTGCAATCTTTGTCGACAACAGATGCTCTTAGGTTGTTTCACGAAGACTACAAAGCACAAGAAGCTTTGAAACAAAATGAGCACGGGGATGTTAGTTCCGACACAGTAAGTTTGCAGCAGCAAACTTCACATAACTCTCCTCTGATAAAGTATCATGGGCAACTTGAATCTTTGATAAGTGATTCCCCTGCAATTGACAGTCATTTACCTGAACCAAAATAG
- the LOC11444337 gene encoding uncharacterized protein isoform X2 codes for MEGKLAEELYAESLKVSKLELSSNLADDQDCGDDSFWDDSDDKVSDLDREWQRRRDQFHTSGYREGLIAAKEASAQEGFNIGFKQSVCAGYSWGVVRGASSAFANLPDQLKEKLVETLEKRNEFQGLYESVQSLSTTDALRLFHEDYKAQEALKQNEHGDVSSDTVSLQQQTSHNSPLIKYHGQLESLISDSPAIDSHLPEPK; via the exons ATGGAGGGTAAGCTTGCTGAAGAGCTTTATGCTGAGAGTTTAAAAGTCTCAAAATTAGAATTAAGTTCAAATCTGGCTGATGATCAAG ATTGTGGTGATGATTCTTTCTGGGATGATTCTGATGACAAGGTGTCAGATTTGGACAGGGAGTGGCAAAGGAGGCGTGACCAGTTCCATACG AGTGGGTATCGAGAAGGTCTTATAGCAGCAAAGGAAGCTTCTGCACAAGAGGGATTCAATATTGGTTTTAAACAATCAGTCTGTGCTGGTTATAGCTGGGGTGTTGTAAGAGGTGCATCCAG CGCTTTTGCTAATCTTCCAGATCAGTTAAAAGAGAAGTTGGTTGAAACACTAGAAAAGAGAAATGAATTTCAAGGGCTGTATGAATCAGTGCAATCTTTGTCGACAACAGATGCTCTTAGGTTGTTTCACGAAGACTACAAAGCACAAGAAGCTTTGAAACAAAATGAGCACGGGGATGTTAGTTCCGACACAGTAAGTTTGCAGCAGCAAACTTCACATAACTCTCCTCTGATAAAGTATCATGGGCAACTTGAATCTTTGATAAGTGATTCCCCTGCAATTGACAGTCATTTACCTGAACCAAAATAG
- the LOC11444338 gene encoding probable cysteine protease RD19B produces MDHRTLLLFVVLFIFSVSAFSTPDEGEDPIIRQVVDEEGVRLGAEHHFNLFKHKFGKVYSSKDEHDYRFKIFKSNLNRAKRHQLMDPSAVHGVTRFSDLTPREFRKSVLGLRGVGLPKDANAAPILPTDNLPKDFDWREKGAVTAVKNQGSCGSCWSFSTTGALEGAHFLSTGKLVSLSEQQLVDCDHECDPEQPGSCDAGCNGGLMNSAFEYILKSGGVMREEDYPYSGTDRGSCKFDKKKIAASVANFSVVSLDEDQIAANLVKNGPLAIALNAVYMQTYVGGVSCPYICSKRLDHGVLLVGYGSGAYSPIRLKEKPYWIIKNSWGETWGENGYYKICRGRNICGVDSMVSTVAAVHTTT; encoded by the exons ATGGATCATCGCACTCTTCTTCTCTTCGTCGTTCTTTTCATCTTCTCCGTCTCGGCATTCTCCACGCCCGACGAAGGAGAAGATCCAATAATCCGTCAGGTGGTAGACGAAGAAGGAGTGCGGTTGGGAGCAGAGCATCACTTTAACCTATTTAAACATAAGTTTGGGAAGGTTTATTCTTCCAAGGATGAACATGATTACAGgtttaaaatcttcaagtctaATCTGAACCGTGCTAAGAGGCATCAATTGATGGATCCTTCGGCGGTTCACGGTGTTACAAGATTCTCCGATCTTACCCCGAGAGAGTTTCGTAAGAGCGTTTTGGGATTGAGAGGGGTGGGGTTGCCGAAAGATGCTAATGCAGCCCCGATTCTTCCGACAGATAATCTTCCCAAGGATTTTGattggagagagaaaggagCCGTTACTGCCGTTAAAAATCAG GGCTCTTGTGGATCATGCTGGAGTTTCAGCACAACCGGTGCACTTGAAGGTGCTCACTTTCTGTCGACCGGAAAACTTGTCAGTCTTAGCGAGCAACAACTTGTTGATTGTGATCATGAG TGTGATCCTGAGCAACCAGGTTCTTGTGATGCCGGGTGCAATGGTGGTCTAATGAATAGTGCTTTTGAGTACATTTTAAAATCCGGTGGGGTGATGCGCGAAGAAGACTATCCTTATTCTGGTACTGATCGTGGATCATGCAAGTTTGACAAGAAAAAAATTGCAGCATCAGTAGCAAATTTCAGTGTTGTTTCACTTGATGAAGACCAGATTGCCGCTAATCTTGTCAAGAACGGTCCTCTTGCTA TTGCCTTGAATGCCGTATATATGCAAACGTACGTTGGAGGAGTATCATGTCCATACATATGCTCAAAGAGACTAGATCATGGAGTGTTACTGGTGGGATATGGATCTGGAGCCTATTCGCCTATTAGGTTGAAGGAGAAGCCATATTGGATAATTAAAAACTCATGGGGTGAGACTTGGGGAGAAAATGGATACTATAAAATATGCAGGGGACGAAATATCTGCGGAGTGGACTCTATGGTTTCTACTGTGGCTGCCGTTCATACTACTACCTAG